The genomic DNA AAATTTTCCTGCGCCTTAGATGTTAAATCTGAAAAAGATTCTTTTACTTTCAGCGAGCGGCTGTGAGTCATTCGCCCGACTTTATAAACTATATAGCTTATTAACGGAAGCGGACTTAAAGAAACAAGTGCGAGAAATGGATTTATATAGAATAAAATGGATACTGTTAAAATTGTTCTGTACACTACCTGTATAGTGTACATTATTCCCGGACCGACGAATTCACGCAAGGCATTAATATCGTTTGTGGCAAGCGCCATTATGTTACCGGTAGAATTTTTATTAAAGAAATCTCTTGGCATATAAACAATGTGCTCGAAGAAATCGAATCTTAAATCATTTTCAATGTCCCGGGATACAACTATTATATGCTGTCTTACTAAATAAAGGAATATCCCTGCAATCAGTGAAGAAAGGACTGCCATTGCAGAATAAAAAATGATGGTAGAAGGTGTTGCTCCTGATTTTAAGGCATCAATTCCGTTACCCACTATAAGCGGGAAAAGTGAGCTGAAAGAAATTGAAAGGAATATAAAAATACATCCCATTATTAATTTCTTTCTGTAATTTTTTATGTAGGGGAGTAAGCTATAGAGTGCTTTCATATGGACAATTACAAATTACAACAAAAAAAATATTGAAATAAGTCCAAAAGAAGGTTAAGAAAGGTTATTTCTTTTTCTTAAGAACCATTCAAGGCAAAGCGTGAAAATTACAAGTGAAAGAAAATATGGATTAAATTTTAAACTGAAATCTTTACGTGACTTGGTGCTTAAGTTTTGTGAAGAGCTTAATGAATCTAAGTAACTCTGTATCTGATTTTTAGAATAATCTGAAAAATTTCTTCCGTTAGTTGCGGCTGATATTTCAGAAAGAATTGTCCTGTCTGCATTTGTTTTCTTGAACTCAAGATTATTCTCATCTGAAAGTAATCTTGCTGATGATGTTTCAATAGAATTTCCATTGGAGAATAATTCCGCTGAGATTTTAAAATCACCTTTGAAGTCAGGAGTAAACTTACCTTCAAAATAGTCGGAAGAAATTTTTGAAAGTTCTAACTCTTTACTGAAATCTTTAGAATTGATTTTAACTTTTACTGAAGGAACGGAAATATCTTCATAATTTTTTAATCGGGCTATCAAAGTAACTTCATCTCCCGGGCCAACTATATTTTTTGAAAGCTCAAAGTCCATTATTTTCTTTTTATCTTTTGATGATATAGAAATTATGGAAGAGGATAATAGCTTACTGAAAACAAGGGAGAAATCATTTTGCTTGTTAAGCCTCAGTTTGTAAAAACCATGAAACAAAAATGCCGCTGAACCCTTTTCATCGCTGTTTGCAATTACTACTACGGGCTGTGAGTTTTTCGAATTAGTTAAAATCGTTTCAGCCCCCGGTTTTACACTGTATGAATTTGAATTCACAAAAATCGCCGGTGATGAGTTTATTGAATTTAAATCCGTATTTTTTAGAAATTCTGAGTTTGAATTTGAAATTAATTTTAGCTGCGATTCAACTTCATTGTTCGATGAACTTATTACAGTCATCGGTAAATTATCTTTAAAAATGCTTAGCTTTGAGTAATCAACATTGCGGCTCTCAATATATATTAACGGAGTTTTATATTTATCAATTGATGACTTAAGTTCGTTCACAACAGATGCATTAGTTTGTACTACAGGAAATCCTGCAAATATAATTGCATCGTAGTCTTTGTAATTGTTGACTGCCGGTTCGTAAAACTCGGCAGGGGACTTTTGAGTCTGATAAGTTACCTGAAAATTATTTATTGATGAGAGCTGCTCTTTCAGAAAAGCAAAATCAGATGACGGTCCGCCGCTGTACACAAGGACTTTGAATTTATTATTGAGATAGTTTATGAAGAAATAATCGGTATTGTTCTTTAAAGTGATTTCATCTTTTAACGGTTCAATTTCAATTTTATATTTTTTAATTCCTTCAGTGCCTGATGAAATCAAAAAATCTGCTTCGTATAAATTGTTTTTATCGTTTGTCTGAATTGTTTTGGAATCTATCTGTGTTTCCTCCTCAAATAAATTTACTTTTATTCCTTCATTAATCTTGTAAGAATTCAATTCAACTCTCACAGAAACTTTACTATCTATAAAAGCAGTATTGTTTACATAAATGTTCTTTACAAGAACATCTCTTTTTTGAGTAGTATCTCCAATTAAAATATATGAAAAAGGTATATTAAATGACTTTGCAAGCTCAGTTGGATTCCCGCCTTCGTTTATATTGCCATCAGATAGAATGGTTACGGAATTCATATCCTGAAAACTGCTTAGGGAACTGATTGATTTCAGCAGATTGGTAGAATTAATATGATTACTTATCTTTTGAATAGAGTCAAAGTCATTTTTTCTTATTTCCTTAATCACTCCGTCTGAAAAAGCAAAGAATGAGTTATCAGAAGGAATTTTATCATTTAAAATACTCTGTTCACCATTAAATCTGTTTTCTATCTCTAAACTTTTGGATGCGTCGATTAAAAAAATATTTTTGTGTAACTGCGCATCAGATGAAATAAAAGATAATACCGGTGTTAAAAACAAAAGAAGTATAAATAGGGTTGAAAAAAATCTAATTGCAGGAAATACATATTTCTTTGGTGACTCAAGTGTGGATTTTCTGTAATAAACATAAGCTACCGCAGCAGCAATAGCTGCTATCAGAATAAAAAAAAGTATGTTACCTGATTTTAAAAAGATATCCATTCGGTCATGTTAGAATGAAATAAGAAAGAATGGCACTCCTGAAAAACAGAAGTGCCGAGAGGGATGATGTTAAAATCGTGTATCTATATAAATTGATTCGCGCATATCGCTTATCCATTTTTCAAGCTCTTTGCCTTCTTTATACTGGTCAGCAAGTTTTTTTACCTTATCATAGTCGCCTTCGATAGTAAGACTATGCTCAGGGGTTTTTGCAATCACTTTTATAATTTCGTATCCGTAGTCAGTTCCGTTTGTTGTCATTCTAGCGGGGTCAGTTATTCCGTTTATCGGAGTTTCATTTATTCTGGAAATAACTGTGCTGTCTAACTGGTCTATTGAAAGGACTCCAATGTATCCGCCCTTATTCTTCGTATTATCATCCTGCGAGTATTCTTTTGCAGCATCCTCAAAAGTTATTTTGCCTGCAATAATTTTATCTTTTAAATCTTTTAAGAACGAAATAGTTTCAAGATCTGAAGATTCAAACTTTGGAAACTTTACTAAAATATGCTGTGAAGTAAAACCGTCAACTTTTTTATCAACCAGTTTGATTATGTGATAGCCGAATTGTGTCTCTACTAAATCTGAAACTTCCCCCGGCTGCATGACCAATACTGCTTCTTCAAACGGTTTCACAAAACTTCCTTTTTTTACGTAGCCTAAGTTACCGCCTGTAATTGCAGAGAGTGAGTCATCAGAATTTCTTCTTGCCAGGTCTGAAAAATCTGCACCTTTCTTTAAGCTGTCAAGAATCTGTTTTGCTTTTTCCTTTGCATAATTCTTTTCTGCATCGCTCACTTTTCTATTAAGAAATATATGTGCTATTTCAAATTCTTCAGGAGCTTTTGGAAGACTATCCTGATATGTTTTGTAAAACTCTCTTACTTCTCTATCAGTTGCTTTTACTCCGCTGCCAAATTTCTGGCGTTTGAGTTTTTCCGTCATCATTCTTTTCTTCAAATCTTCTTTCAATAGCATTCTGATCTTTACAATTGACATCTCATAAATTTCTTCAAGCCTCTGCTGAGAGCCCACCTGGTCAATAAGATTCTTTATCCTGTTATCCAGTTCTTTGGTAACCTCATCATCGGTCACTTCAATACTATCTTGCTGGGCTTTAGCAAGTATAATTTTATCTGTAATAAGGCTGTTGAAAATTTCCTGCGCTAATGAAGGAGGAATTTGTGTAAGTTTGTTCTGTCTGGCGTATAATGAGAGCTGATATTGCAAATCGGATTCAAGTATAATTTCATTGCCGACTACGGCCAATATTCTATCGCCTTCCTGCTGAGCATAAGAGTTGATAGGGAAGTAAATGCTCAATAGAATTACAGGGAATAAGAAAAATTTTATAAGTTTCAAACGTAAAAAATTGATTTTAAAAATAAAGTGATGCCGCAAAATGCAGCATCACTACTTTATACTAACAAAAATAAAATTTGTTCAGTTCTAATCTTTGAATGCTTCCATCAGAACTTTGTCGTTAATCTTTACAGGATATTTCTGACGAAGCTTATTCACGTATTCTGTTTCCATTTCTTTGAATTTCTCCTGCTGCAATGTATTCGATATTTCAGCTTTTACATCGTCGAAAGGTCTGATTTTCGTTTCATTGTTTTCAGTGAACTGATACTTTGCCTTATTATTTTCATAATACTTCATCATATCTTCATTTGTGATTTTAATCTTGCTCCATAATTCTTCCTGGTCAATTTTAAAGCTTAACAGTCCGTTTTCGTATTCGGTTAATAACTCTACATAGTCAGGATCTTTTTCAATCTTATCTTTAAGCGCAATTGCATTTAATAATGGAAGTTCACAGGCGCCGTCTAACAATTTTTTTATATTTTCAGAATTTGCAAAACTGTTTGCAAGGTCTCTGTTTCTGTTATAATAATTAATCAGGTCTTCTACTTTTATATTTCCGTCTTTGAATGTTGCTAATACTTTCTCCCTGTCAGATTTTGAGAACAAGCTGTCGAAATTATAGTTGCCGATTGTTTTTGTGGAATCAAATTTTGATTTTAAATAGCTGAATGCATCGCCATTGAGTTTAAAATCAAGACTTTTCTTTGAGGTCTCAATATACTTTGCATATTCATCTTTAAACGCTTTGCCTTTTTTATATTCCTGCTTCAGGTTGTCTTTTTGTTTATCAAAAGACTGGTACTCTTTTACATCTGTCATCTTAATTATATGCCAACCGAAAGGAGTTCTGACAAGTCCGGATATTTGTCCCGGTTTTAAAAGAAAAGCAGCGCTATCAAATGATTGAACCATTCTTCTTCTGTCAAAGAATCCTAAGTCACCGCCTTTAGGGGCAGAACCCGGGTCCTGTGAGAATTCAGTTGCAAGTTTTGCAAAATCTTCTCCGTTTTTAATTCTATCAAGAATAGATTTAGCTTTATTATATGTGCCGATTGAGTCTATTGTTTTTCCTAAGCTGTCTTTAGTATCCTGAATTAAAATATGTGATGCTCTTATTGATTCAAATCTTGGTCTTTTATCTGTAAGCTTAACAATGTGAAGTCCGTACATTGTTCTTACAGGTTTTTTGGAATGCTCACCGACTTTTAAAGAATAAACTTCATTTTCAAATTCCGGTACTGTCATCCCTGCAGTGAAGTAGTACAGGTCACCGTTGTTTTGCTGAACAGTAAAATCTTCGGAGTATTTTTTAGCTACAGTTATGAAGTCAACACCGGCTTTTAAATCAGCCATGGCATCGTTCGCTTTTTTGTAAGCTTTAATTGAGTCTTCAGGATTTGCTGTCTGAGGAAGATTTATTAAGATATGTGAAGCTCTTACTTCATATTTCTTCATATCATATAAATCTTTTATGTGAGGCTCAACGATTTTCTTATCAATTAAAAAAGCTGAAAGAAAATTTTTCTTATATTCATTGATATCATTTTGAATATCTGCTGATTGAAGAAGTCCTCTGTCTCTTGCGTCTTTTACTTTAAGTCTGAACTTTATTAATAAATCAAGAAAATCTTTTCTATCCTGAAGTGATTTGCTCTTTGCAGAATCTAAATTTGGATTTGATTTTAAGAATTGCTTTTCGTATTCA from Bacteroidota bacterium includes the following:
- a CDS encoding peptidylprolyl isomerase, whose product is MKLIKFFLFPVILLSIYFPINSYAQQEGDRILAVVGNEIILESDLQYQLSLYARQNKLTQIPPSLAQEIFNSLITDKIILAKAQQDSIEVTDDEVTKELDNRIKNLIDQVGSQQRLEEIYEMSIVKIRMLLKEDLKKRMMTEKLKRQKFGSGVKATDREVREFYKTYQDSLPKAPEEFEIAHIFLNRKVSDAEKNYAKEKAKQILDSLKKGADFSDLARRNSDDSLSAITGGNLGYVKKGSFVKPFEEAVLVMQPGEVSDLVETQFGYHIIKLVDKKVDGFTSQHILVKFPKFESSDLETISFLKDLKDKIIAGKITFEDAAKEYSQDDNTKNKGGYIGVLSIDQLDSTVISRINETPINGITDPARMTTNGTDYGYEIIKVIAKTPEHSLTIEGDYDKVKKLADQYKEGKELEKWISDMRESIYIDTRF
- a CDS encoding peptidylprolyl isomerase; protein product: MTKNSYTFKFLTFLLLSSVTMIVACSSMKKKQVVAEIGNEKIYLYEYEKQFLKSNPNLDSAKSKSLQDRKDFLDLLIKFRLKVKDARDRGLLQSADIQNDINEYKKNFLSAFLIDKKIVEPHIKDLYDMKKYEVRASHILINLPQTANPEDSIKAYKKANDAMADLKAGVDFITVAKKYSEDFTVQQNNGDLYYFTAGMTVPEFENEVYSLKVGEHSKKPVRTMYGLHIVKLTDKRPRFESIRASHILIQDTKDSLGKTIDSIGTYNKAKSILDRIKNGEDFAKLATEFSQDPGSAPKGGDLGFFDRRRMVQSFDSAAFLLKPGQISGLVRTPFGWHIIKMTDVKEYQSFDKQKDNLKQEYKKGKAFKDEYAKYIETSKKSLDFKLNGDAFSYLKSKFDSTKTIGNYNFDSLFSKSDREKVLATFKDGNIKVEDLINYYNRNRDLANSFANSENIKKLLDGACELPLLNAIALKDKIEKDPDYVELLTEYENGLLSFKIDQEELWSKIKITNEDMMKYYENNKAKYQFTENNETKIRPFDDVKAEISNTLQQEKFKEMETEYVNKLRQKYPVKINDKVLMEAFKD